ccacaaataggtgcgaacacgaagactgttcattggcccacaaataagtgAGAGCACGATGACTGTTCATTGGCCaacaaataagtgcgaacacgaTGATGGATTTGGGAGAAAACTTCTCGTCTAATTAACCCCtggatttataaatatatctgcATCTGCCTTCAACAAACCATGTGGGGTTTTTTCACGTGTCTTTAGTTATTCTGTTAAATACGcagttattaatatatttaaatttctgGGAAAGAAGTAAAGATTGCTGTCAAAGTAACtattcaataatacaattaGTTATTATTTCAAAGTCAGTATGGAACCCGCTAATAAACTAGTTCGCTAATAGCTCCATTGACCTTAGtgctatatttttataactgGTGAGCCTTACAATATTGGTAGAATTTTTCTTTTCctaaaaatataacctttttaaAATGATAGCAAAATAATATTGGAACACCAGCATCAagaatatcatatatttgtgtaCCGGATACATTTATTGGTACTTATTAAATTCAGGACGGTCGCCTAAATCGCAAATACCTACTGCACTTGACTGTAGATCATAAAAAGCATTATTGTTGGCATTCCGAGTTTCAATGGGTTCAATGAGGGGCTTTATTTGTACGAACAAGATACATTACTtccatatttaaataaaccGCGTGTCTGCACTTCAACAGTTGAATGAAAATACACTGTTAAACAGGTTTCCACAAGCAAATCGTATGcataatttcaaacaacatGTTAAGTTAAGGTCTAAAGAAGCCAACTTATTGAACGTATAAACTGCAAACTATATCTTACCCTTCATGTCTTCGTACTTAAGAGTATTgctaaaacttaaaatatatcgCACTTTGTcatatcagtgtgtgtgtgtgtgtgtgtcactGAAAACATAGACACTACTATAATCAAATAACTGCAGTGTATTGCCTATATGAGCCGTGCTTGCTTCATTGCGCAAGAACGATATCACTTTTGCCATTCACTTAactaatgtaaacatatgtATTGACAGCTTTTAAAGGATTTTACATAGTGTATGATGATAAATACTTCTCTTAAGTCATATGGACATCGAATATCATGGTTTTACTTCTGCTGTGTTATTCGTGCCTTCTTGTTATCTCAGGAACACAGGATGTCACGTGTGGAGCTGATTGCAGTTGCCATGGTTATACGATGGCATGTTCAGGTGAAAACCTTCCAACATATTTACCGTGGAATATCACAGAGATATTCCTTCAGGATGTGGACTTTAAAGAAGTTGCGAAGCACTTTCAATCTCAACCACAAGAATGGTCAGCAATAACACGCCTCACCTTACAAGCGACCTTCAGCAAGGAAATTGTATCAGGAATGTTTACCGTCTTTAAGGTTCTAAACTATCTAAAAGTCGAAGGAGACGCATTCAGCAACATAACTGATTCTGCTTTCGTTGGCCTCGATACTGTAGAAACTTTGGATCTCTCTGCTAATGGGAATTTATTGTATGATTCAGTTGCCAAGGCTCTTTGTTTTGTGAACAACGGAATCCATGTGCTATCAAATTTAAAgatgttaaatatatcatgGATAGGAAGGAAATATTTCGAGCCGGTGAACATGgattttaacttctttgttaGTTTGTCAAGCGGAAAAAGACTGAAGCAACTCGACATATCTCATATTAACCTCGCTGTTTTAGACATAAGGAACTTTTACCCTTTGTGTGACAATGGTCTAGAAACCCTTGTTTTGGAATTCGCTGTGTTTTCCTCTGTTGGCTATTACTACATTCCCGGTAAAGTGTGCCTACGTTTGAAATCACTCAGTTTCGAAGGATCATTCTTTGCAAGTGGAGCTCTGAACTATATTTCATTACTATCCCAATTTCATTGCAGACATCTCGTATTCTATAACACTGTAGCAGAGCTAAATGTGAAAAGTGTCTCTGACATTGAGATGACAATTAGCCACCCAGACCGACAGGTTATTCTGGATTTCTCGGAGTGTCCTATGCAATTTCAAAAGATAATCTACGCTAACAACAAGTTGAAGTTTGCAAATATAACGGTTCTTCTTCATCGAACAACTGCATCGACTCTACAATATCTAGACTTTTCCGACAACCTTATAGAGTACATATCCCCAGAGAGTTTGGCGCCATCAGTGAGTTTACGTTTACTTGATATTTCGAAAAATAAACTACAAAGCATGAATCAAATGTACCCAGAAGATTTTAAGCGATTATTGCTACCACTTACACAGTTAAAAGAGCTAAAAATGTCAAGCAACAGATTGGAAAACTTACCGACAAATTTTCTGTCTGGCAATTCGCATTTGATGCGTATAGATTTGTCAAACAACATGTTAAAAGAAATACCTTTCGGCATAAATAATTTGGATATGTTGCAAGTAATAGACTTATCTAGAAACAACTTCAAAATCATAGATGCATATACACTACAATTGCTCCAGAGATTAAGTACAGTTTTCGTTGATCTTCGCGATAATCAATTAGATTGTGGATGTGAATCAACTGAACAGAAATTGATCGAATGGTTAAAAGATAATGCAAGGAAGGGAGAAGTAGCTAGTTTCTACTGTGACTATGAAGATAAAAGACTTGATATAGCTCTTGAATCTTCAGTAAACGATATACAAAGAGACTGCATGATGAAGGTTGTACGCACAGTTCTTGCTGTGACCATTCCAAGTTGTATAGCTATCTTGTCCTTGTTAGTGATAACAATTATTGTGTTTCGAAGGCGCCGTTTGAAACGAAGGGCCTTATTGGATGTTATAGAAAAGATCAGGAAGGGTGAATTCACCAACGATTTCTTGACCTTCCTTTGCTTTGCCAGCGACGACACAGAGGTTATTGAAAGAGACGTGTATCcacatttaaattcaaattttaagGATATCATTGGCGTTGACAAGGAGTTCGTTTGCAAAGGAGACTTTAATTTCCGGCCGGGATTTCGGATTTTGGACGAGACCGAGAAATGCGTAGAGAAATGTTCTGTGATAGTAGCAGCTGTTTCAAGAACTTTCTGTCAACGACATTGGTGTGAGAAAGAATTGCTTCAAGCCGTCAACAGCGGCAAACCGATTGTACTGCTCATGCTAGAGAAGGTTGATAAAAAGTTAATGCCGCCTGTTATAAATCGGTTCTTTGGAACATTGGTTCATGCATCCTTGATAAATGATGGAAAAGAAACCAAGCTGGTTCCTGACTGGCGCGTCCTGTGTAACGCAATCCTTGAGTTAGCTGGAATAGAGTCTGCTAAAATATCAGCGCGCCAGGATATTTCGAATGAAATACCAGTTAATATTAATTTCAGTGATTTAACCGATGATCACATTGAGATGCATTAATGCAGGAATAAACTCAAAAcgttattgttaatatttaaatacccAGTAACCATATGCTCAAGTGCCATTAACAGTACAATGGGTATGTGTCTTATACCCTTTTGCATATCGATTATACTTCATGGAGTGGGTACTGGAagtcatattttgaaaatattaacttcCGGTGTTCACATGATGAAATTTAATCTAAAActcatgaaaacaaacatgtttatttatttttatgtactAAACACTCGTATGAAATGACATCACATGTATTTGATCtaaccattttattttgtttgaaatgtcaAAGTGTTCCTCATAAACATTCATGCTCTACCGATAATGGAAGAATCGACTTGACGAGTATTatgtataaaacagttttaaataatttggaaagaaaaaaaatcctcaaaaaataattaatttgtatattttgtctATCTTAAGACATTTTGAAGAGCTCAAATTTCTTTTGCGCGTCGATGTGGATTGTCTGGTCGGAAACGTCCTACAGTACATACCGTCATTCAACCAATATAGACAAATACAATAACCTATTGACCAGTCGCCAAAGAAATAACTGCTGCTTGTTGAGCTTATTAAGCGAGGTTTTTAATTTAATCCATTGGATAATGCAACCATGTTTTCTTTTACTTATTGATAAGAATATAAGTTTGTAATTtgtcaaatgtttgtttgattgataACTGGCTACCGGTCCATGGAACCAATACAGACCGATAAAAgccttatttattatattcatatcatttatttaacgattacatttaaattttaatccaTGTTAAGaacttatttaaatgaaacaagacaTTTGCATAGTGAATTCGGTGGTGATGAAGGCGACTGGAGTGAAAGCAATGGCACTGAGAGGGAAAGCAAGTAATAACAAAGACGAGTGGGGCAACAATGACGACGGAATCAGTAACCTCGGCGTCGGGAGGAGTAACAACGAGCGCCTGAGGAGTGATAATTATGACAAGGATGCAATAAAAGCGTTATTGCCGACCAGAGAGGTAAACTTAGTGAAGGATATGgaaacaatcatcatcatcatcatcatcatcatcatcatcatcatcattgccGTAATACTTATTCAGTATTTATATCTGCTTGCTTtagtataaatacatgtacaagcaATCCTATTTGTGTACGTCTCGATGATGTAACCTTTTTCTGTACTTTGTGGtatgtcataaaacattattcacaCTTCTACATGTACTACAACAATTAAAAGTTGTGATAATTTTAGAGAAAGACAGGTCCCGACGtttgtttaagttaaatgaggtataaaaatgtattttctatatgttttttttgtacttaaatgcACATAAAATATGGGTGTGTATAGATTATACAATGCCTCTAATGGGATACGAGATAAAAACAATCTAGGTAGGGCCTTGGTTGGGTTGTGATAACAAATGTCTTGTATCGCGCAAAATCCccaaaacatgtaattttatatcacCCCATCTCGATAAGTATATAAAAACATGTCAACCTCTACAACACTCTGCAATTTGCATCTAAGGTTTTGTTTGTGCATATTTTTAGCAGAGTTGTAGCCCTTGACTAAATTAATATTCAGCATATAGAACATGGAAGTTTAACACAAAAGTATTTGAGAAAGAGTCATAAACTTATACAAAGACGCTAATCTGCATTTGATGTTAGACTGTATGTGTTGTAGCGCAAAAGGGTTGAAGGTCAAAGTGACTGctacttaaatagaaaaaaaaaacgatttttgcTTCGTATAAAACGATTCTGTTCAAATATGGTATGTAGGTTTCTTTCGAGGAGGGTAGTTTGGTACTGCCTTTTCATGCCCCTCCGTTTTGTTGTGCAACTAGCAATGTTAATGCACAGTCATCCACTATAAGTGGAATAATAGTCTGTGTTTCTGTGACAAAGGCGGGAAGTCATGGATCATCCTTGTTTAATGGTAGAGATAAGCGCAAATCCTTTTTCTAGAAGAAAGCTATCACCATTCTCTTTCACCAGCTCTTCATTTCTTTGGTCCTTTACGCATGCAGTTGTAGCCTCAAAATCATACACTATGCCTTGGGACTTCCAATATGTGTCAAGCCTTGTTTCAAAGGTGATTAAATGAGTACGTAGTATAGAATATTGGTCTGGTTAGATCCGGGGAATAACCAGTCTTTAGGTATGACCAAAAAATGTCAGATATGAGTGTTTGGTTTCGAAAGTCAAAAAATAATCAGTGGTTTTAAACATATGAATTGCTGGCTTGTTTTTTTCAggaaatgttcatttaatgaacatatGGTATCCATACAATTTCATTTGATAAGGTTAACATTCGCAAATGCCTGATGTCGAAACCGTAATGTCATGATATGAAATTACAACATTTTGCGTTTACATCTTTGTTAGTGCGTTTTGATGGATTACAGCATTAAACACAGCAGTCAATATTGAGATTTTCTAGTATCATAATTGTAAGAATGACTGTCGATGTTATTCGGGTGAATTACAGACAGTGTATGCGGTTGGCTTGGTTTGGTGTAAGATGCGCCTTTGACATTCTTCTGTGAATTTTTGATATTCCCGTCGGTTTTCCCAAAGTTTCTGGTGACGCGGGCGGGTGTCACATATTCACTGCCGAGTCTTCGATTGCTAGCGAGTTTGTTTGCCAGATTAATGTTGGCACACGATTGACTGTCTCTCGGTATTGTCGATGAGGTAGAGTTTTTTCCACCACGTTGTCAACGGTGTTTTCTTGCATGATTgactttgtttttttgttcctGGTTGTTGGTGGGGGAGCAGCGTTGTTTACAGGGGCAGGTGTGCGACCTTGGAGGCTATAGTGACGGGTGGTCAGCGTGGCAGGAGCGGTCACATGAGCGCTTAGTGAGTTTTTAAACTAATACTGCTATGACGGCCGCGGCAAATGAACgctgaaaataaaatgattcaaGTGTGGACtggctattttttttaatagagGTCATATAGTCAATATCTACTTTTCGTAGACGTACACTATCATTCATTGTTGCTTTCAGTGAGAGtttttctgctgctgctgctgctgctgattgTTATTGCTTGGTTAGGTTTActtttgcaatatgtttttaatacttaaacTATCATTCCCTCCTGGTAAAATGCTAACCATTCATTTACAGAAAACAAGAATGTTTGTGTGGAAACTTGCAGCGCTGTTACTCGTTTTCGTTGCAGGTGAGATTTTGAAAAGTATACTAGTAGTTGGACATTCCCTATATGTAATCGTTCATGTTAGGTAGTTCAAAATGTGTCCATATTAAAATGACAATGTTAAAGGTTTATCCTCGGTGAAAATGTAATCCATCCTTACGAATTCAAAAAGGACATGTTTGAAGATACATGTAATAGGATCAAACATGAACTTTAAACTCTCCGGCAGCCTTATAGAAACATGAGGCATGGGATGGATCACGTGAAGTAACCTTCTCTGTAACCTTCCCTTCCCTTACAGCTGAGAGTTGCGACATAACAAGAACGATCCGGTGCTCCTGTCATGGCTACAAGTATGCCGAATGTTTCGTCCCGGGAGGATACGGCAACGCCATTATTACAGTGAGTACCATCCAGCTTGTAACTATTACAACTGTCTGAATATGTTGTACCCACAAGTTTTAGCTTTGGTAAGTGGTTTAAAGTGTAACAAACCACTGCATACAAACTTCATACTTACTTACCAAACTACGTCCAGTAGTTACTTTGTTCCACATTAATTAGATTATAAATCTCTGATACACTATCACCTACgcgtttgtttgtgtgtttttttgcaaaataaaaaacgCGTTGCCAGGGCAGGATGATGCGTCATCGCGGTAAATCGCGGGGATATTTTTCGCGGTAGCCAACTCAGTGGTGCGCGTTATAACCTGAGAAAGGACTTTCACGCCTATAGGAATAGTTTCAACCAGTTGCTCCTTTCTTTGTCCACGCGTCTTCGTTGTAGATacttacgcaaaaattggctcattccaagacaaaaaaaaagttgtcaaaacggtatatctttgagagtgcagctttaagaatgttttatgttttatgaccCCAGGAAATTGTATAGTTAGGTTTGAATACTACctgaaatatgtaacaaaaaagTGGTATCAGCGGGAATGTTTTAGAACTTTCGGAAATATATCTTACTGTCTTGATCTTTGACTTCCGAAGTCCAAACAGACGTATATaaaaatgcttgaaaaaaaacataaagatttaaaatattttgggaCGAATCATACTAATTTTATAAGTCAACAATCTATGAAAAATAGACCGTCAATTTTCTGAACCCGTACACTTTTGATTGAGGGGGGCGCCTGGTTCTCGCCGCCTGCTTGTTCATGCAGATGGCCATCATGGTTCTCCGGAAGTACATCACGTAATGGCAGGGGAACGTCTATTTCCCGGAGTGCAACGAATATCATCGCACACAACTTCCGCCCAGAACTATTTATCTTGTACTAAATGATAAAAAGCAATAATAAATGTACTACGTAGATATTTGATTTACATTTCTTCAATGTCGTATTTTAGTGttaagtttagaaaaatgaaatttcacattGTAATGTCTTATTGAAAACAGACAGCGGCATATGCTTATCTTATGCCCAATCACGATATATTTTATacgtttcataaaaataatgaagtaaTTAAGGCAATGTGCAAGTAAAAGAATGCCTTTGTTACGGGACAGACAACGTCTTGATCTAAAGCCCAGAATCTTTATATAGCAACTAACGTGACGATTCATTACGTACATCAGTTAGGAACGACATTCTTATTTGTTAACCAGCacgtatttatataaacaaggtTGATTGATAAGGAAACACAAAAATCTCACCTTTCAAGCAAAATATATCAGATTTAacggcggatccaggatttgacgtaacTTAAGTGCTTTGCTTTCTGAAccgaaatatatttgttttaaagcgtTGGATGGAGTGTTttgagcccccccccccccccaaataactttttaacagttttttgtCGGCCATAGCGCATTTTGGGCGTAGTTTATTACCTTTTTATCTTGtttatggaaataaaatgttaactaGGACGATTTAAGGGGGTGAGCCCCCACCCCCTGTCCCCTGGATCCACTAGTGGCATTTCCATATTCTCTTCAGTTTCATTGGAACATTTTCTTCCGGAAACGTGATCAGACAAAGTGGAACGCCAACGAAGGAAATCGGGCCTTATATTTCAGCTTGATTATTCGAGTTATAAGGAAAGCTATATAAGTCACCGTGGGCTCGGCGTCGACGTAATAATCACTTGATCTTTGAGATTGATGTGTAATTACATAATTAAGTAAGGCAACTCCATCATGCAAATAATTTACGTTATGTCATTGTTCATCTAAGAAATATAAGTTATGCGTCCACGTACAATTTAGTCTTAATCTCACCAATAATCTGTTTGTGTAAAGCAAGTTAGGTAACTCTTGCATGATTTTAATGCATAGTGTGTCCCTTGCTCCATTAAGAAACGTTGGTTTAAGTGACAAGTACCAGATCACACCAACCACCTACTGAGTTTGAGACTTAACACAGTCAACTGCAGCCAGTTGTGTAAAACAAGTTCTTCGGTTTGGacaaaagttgtttgtttttgaaaataaactgacATTTGATTTTCTCCAAATTGTTCCAGGAGGTTTGATGATTCGGCAACATCCTCGGTAGAGTAATGTTTAAGATCTCGTTCATCgttgttacatatatatataaaacacatccTTCATACGAATTGGTGTGCGTGTGTTATTCTGTAGGGCAACCGGATTCAGATAAACAATATCAACGATCTTGGATAATTCTGAGAAAGTCATATCCTACAGTGACATTATACGGTAGGTAGctgtattgttttgaattattttattttgttttattatcattattatgtttatgaccattatcattataattattatcattatttgtattgGTTCTGTGGTTGTTGTTGATGTTAGTGGCCCCAACAGGTCGTTTTTCGAAGACAAGTCAGTTTATTGTATTGATCTAAGGCAATACATAAAAAGCTTAAAGTCGTTAACATGCAACTCAGTTAACATTTACTGTGATAATGCGCATATTCCCTTTTATTCGACTTTCCagtgataaaacatttatataagtgAAATGACatgtaatgttattattaatataaataaaacaggaCATCTGCTTCATTACATATATCggttctaaaattaatgttttatggctaaaacgttactaactgtttaagaaaaatgcgtaaaacatcattttttgaactcaAATATGAAActctgcaatctgatttttgtcagcattcttatatcactggtttgcagatatttacacaaaaattggctcgttccaagacaaaaaaagttctcaaaacgttcaatctgtgagagtgcagctttaagtcatttcctaacttaaatcattttcttaa
The sequence above is drawn from the Mya arenaria isolate MELC-2E11 chromosome 14, ASM2691426v1 genome and encodes:
- the LOC128218269 gene encoding uncharacterized protein LOC128218269, producing the protein MKQDICIVNSVVMKATGVKAMALRGKASNNKDEWGNNDDGISNLGVGRSNNERLRSDNYDKDAIKALLPTREKTRMFVWKLAALLLVFVAAESCDITRTIRCSCHGYKYAECFVPGGYGNAIITGNRIQINNINDLG